TTGGGGCATGGCGCTCCGGCGCGGGCACCTGAAACTGTCGCCGCGTGATTTCGCGACCATTGCTGGCGCCATGGGTCTGACGCTATCGGTTGCAGCGTGATGAGCGAAAAAGAGCCGCCGCTGCCGACGAGCTTCTCGGGCCCTGGGGAAAGTCCGGGCTTCCTGCTATGGCGCGTGTCGAATTCCTGGCAGCGCCAGCAGCGAGCGGCGCTGCAGCCGCTCGGGCTGACGCATTCGCAATTCGTGATCCTGGCCTGCGCCACGTGGTTCGGCGACAAGGAGCCGCTGAGCCAGGTGCGGATAGGCGAGCTCACCGGCGTCGACCCGATGACGACTTCGCAGATCGTGCGCTCGCTGGAGAAGCTGAACTATCTGACACGCCGACCGCACCCCGACGACCCCCGCGCCAAGCTGGTCGCGGTGACCAGCGTCGGTCGCGCGCTGGCGCGCAAGGCAGTGGTCGTGGTTGAGGAGACCGACGCCGCTTTCTTCAAGCCTCTCGTCGGCAACGCACGCGATCTGGTCGAGCTGCTTCAGACGCTCAACCGGACGTCATAGCGCGAGTCCATGCAATCGACGCCCCCATATGGAGCGCGCTGGCCGAGGCGATCGAAGTTCAGCG
This portion of the Labrys wisconsinensis genome encodes:
- a CDS encoding MarR family winged helix-turn-helix transcriptional regulator — its product is MSEKEPPLPTSFSGPGESPGFLLWRVSNSWQRQQRAALQPLGLTHSQFVILACATWFGDKEPLSQVRIGELTGVDPMTTSQIVRSLEKLNYLTRRPHPDDPRAKLVAVTSVGRALARKAVVVVEETDAAFFKPLVGNARDLVELLQTLNRTS